A window of the Deinococcus gobiensis I-0 genome harbors these coding sequences:
- a CDS encoding ATP-grasp domain-containing protein → MRLIVPADYFSPTQPDAQYAGEAAAFAALGWSVSTLDEDGRLRPAAEAGDTALYRGWMLDAAGYAALEAAVQATGAELLTSAAQYLGAHHLPNWLPLLADLTPETICFTDLDTAETRLRALGWDRFFVKDHVKSLKTGGGSLIERPEQIRTLLAEMAHFRGQIEGGLCVRRFEVFMPSTERRYFVVGGQPASADGSSVPEIVWTCAGRLALPFFSVDVAMRKDGALRIVEVGDGQVSDLVGWNVEQFVALWG, encoded by the coding sequence ATGCGCCTGATCGTTCCGGCCGATTACTTCTCCCCTACCCAACCCGACGCGCAGTATGCCGGGGAGGCCGCCGCCTTCGCCGCGCTGGGCTGGTCGGTCTCTACCCTGGATGAGGACGGCCGGCTGCGCCCCGCCGCCGAGGCCGGCGACACGGCGCTATACCGGGGCTGGATGCTGGACGCCGCCGGGTACGCCGCGCTGGAGGCGGCCGTACAGGCGACCGGCGCCGAATTGCTGACCTCGGCGGCGCAGTATCTCGGGGCCCACCATCTCCCCAACTGGCTTCCCCTACTGGCCGACCTGACGCCCGAGACAATCTGCTTCACCGATCTGGACACCGCCGAGACCCGGCTGCGCGCCCTGGGCTGGGACCGGTTTTTCGTGAAGGACCATGTCAAATCGCTCAAGACTGGTGGTGGCAGCCTGATCGAGCGCCCGGAGCAGATCAGGACCCTGCTGGCCGAGATGGCCCATTTCCGGGGACAGATCGAGGGCGGGCTGTGCGTGCGCCGCTTCGAAGTCTTCATGCCCAGCACCGAGCGGCGGTACTTCGTGGTGGGGGGGCAACCCGCCTCGGCCGACGGATCATCCGTTCCCGAGATCGTGTGGACCTGCGCCGGGCGATTGGCCCTCCCCTTCTTCTCGGTGGACGTGGCGATGAGGAAGGACGGCGCACTGCGGATCGTCGAGGTGGGCGACGGACAGGTCTCGGACCTCGTGGGCTGGAACGTGGAGCAGTTCGTGGCCCTGTGGGGCTGA
- a CDS encoding cupin domain-containing protein, whose translation MSPPDLLTLPLGGTVPNSALPARLYRAAFAYASPDQIEAALAGRGWTGAWRNGIYPFHHYHSTAHEVLVVVRGAAWVTLGGEGGLQVSVRAGDTLLLPAGTGHRNDRSSPDLLVVGAYAGGRAWDTCRPETTDPADARARIAGVPIWAQEPVD comes from the coding sequence ATGTCGCCGCCGGATCTCCTGACGTTGCCCCTGGGCGGGACCGTGCCCAACAGTGCGCTGCCCGCCCGCCTCTACCGCGCAGCCTTCGCATATGCGTCGCCGGACCAGATCGAAGCCGCCCTGGCGGGCCGGGGCTGGACTGGGGCCTGGCGAAACGGCATCTATCCTTTCCATCACTACCACTCGACCGCCCATGAGGTCCTGGTGGTCGTGCGGGGGGCGGCGTGGGTCACCCTGGGGGGCGAGGGAGGACTACAGGTGTCCGTGCGGGCGGGCGATACCCTGCTGCTGCCTGCCGGGACCGGCCACCGGAATGACAGGTCCAGTCCTGATCTCCTGGTGGTCGGGGCCTATGCGGGAGGCCGTGCCTGGGACACCTGCCGCCCGGAGACGACCGATCCGGCCGATGCCCGCGCACGTATCGCCGGGGTGCCGATCTGGGCGCAGGAGCCGGTGGACTGA
- a CDS encoding 50S ribosomal protein L25/general stress protein Ctc has product MELNAKPRSSSEKLAEGMIPAVAYNKENNISFAIDRKAFDRAFRTQGTAGLFDISVEGGQTFPALVKTVQMDKRRRAPIHVDFFMVTYGEPVEVSVPVHTTGRSQGEIQGGLVDTVLHNLSVIAPGPRRIPQELTVDVSALNIGDHITAGQVKLPDGVKLAVAEDTVVISVLPPRLTAEQLEAETQAAQVAGLVAAGEISEEAAQAVLEGDASIDEVKTEAASEADAETAEASDEANNA; this is encoded by the coding sequence ATGGAACTGAACGCCAAACCCCGCAGCAGCAGCGAAAAGCTGGCCGAAGGCATGATCCCCGCCGTCGCCTACAACAAGGAAAACAACATTTCCTTCGCCATCGACCGTAAGGCCTTCGACCGCGCCTTCCGCACCCAGGGCACCGCCGGCCTGTTCGACATCAGCGTCGAGGGCGGCCAGACCTTCCCCGCACTCGTCAAGACCGTCCAGATGGACAAGCGCCGCCGCGCGCCCATCCACGTGGACTTCTTCATGGTCACCTACGGCGAGCCCGTCGAAGTGTCGGTGCCCGTGCACACCACCGGCCGCAGCCAGGGTGAAATCCAGGGCGGCCTGGTTGACACCGTGCTGCACAACCTGAGCGTCATCGCTCCGGGGCCGCGCCGCATTCCCCAGGAACTGACCGTGGACGTGAGCGCCCTGAACATCGGCGACCACATCACCGCCGGTCAGGTCAAGCTGCCCGACGGCGTCAAGCTGGCCGTGGCCGAGGACACCGTCGTCATCAGCGTGCTGCCCCCGCGCCTGACCGCCGAGCAGCTCGAAGCCGAAACCCAGGCCGCCCAGGTGGCGGGTCTGGTCGCCGCCGGCGAGATCTCGGAAGAAGCCGCCCAGGCCGTTCTGGAAGGCGACGCCAGCATCGACGAGGTCAAGACCGAAGCCGCGAGCGAGGCCGACGCCGAGACGGCCGAAGCCAGCGACGAAGCCAACAACGCCTGA
- the efp gene encoding elongation factor P translates to MISVTELRNGTKVEMDGGLWECLEYSHLKMGRGGAKVVTKFRNMESGSIVDRTFNSGEKLQDIYVEGKKMQYLYKDGNDFVFMDLDTYDQVYLAPNLVGDAAKFMKENTEVEVAMYGEKALSISLPNQVILKIVQTDPGVRGDTVSGGTKPATLETGAVVQVPLFVEQDTDVKVDTRTGQYLSRA, encoded by the coding sequence ATGATCAGCGTGACTGAACTGCGTAACGGCACGAAAGTGGAAATGGACGGCGGCCTGTGGGAATGCCTGGAGTACTCGCACCTCAAGATGGGGCGCGGGGGCGCGAAGGTCGTGACCAAGTTCCGCAACATGGAATCGGGCAGCATCGTGGACCGCACCTTCAACAGCGGCGAAAAGCTCCAGGACATCTACGTCGAAGGCAAGAAGATGCAGTACCTGTACAAGGACGGCAACGACTTCGTGTTCATGGACCTCGACACCTACGACCAGGTGTACCTGGCCCCCAACCTCGTCGGTGACGCCGCCAAGTTCATGAAGGAGAACACCGAGGTCGAAGTCGCCATGTACGGCGAGAAGGCCCTGAGCATCTCGCTGCCCAACCAGGTGATTCTCAAGATCGTGCAGACCGACCCCGGCGTGCGCGGCGACACCGTCTCGGGCGGTACCAAGCCCGCGACCCTGGAAACCGGCGCGGTCGTGCAGGTGCCCCTGTTCGTCGAGCAGGACACCGACGTGAAGGTGGACACCCGCACCGGCCAGTACCTCAGCCGCGCCTAA
- the accB gene encoding acetyl-CoA carboxylase biotin carboxyl carrier protein encodes MHPDDLKKILDALSAADVREFALKTGSFDLALKRGPQAVSAPLAAPQLPAPQAYAAPAPLAAAPLAQPQVPATPADVTPAASPAVSEAPASPSTEAPAPSAPASAGTPVKAPIVGTFYASSSPDAAPYVKVGDTVAAGQVLCIIEAMKLMNEIEAETGGVVRQILVKNAEPVEYGQTLFVIE; translated from the coding sequence ATGCATCCCGACGACCTGAAGAAGATCCTCGACGCCCTGAGCGCCGCCGACGTGCGCGAATTCGCCCTCAAGACCGGCAGCTTCGACCTCGCCCTCAAGCGCGGTCCGCAGGCCGTCTCGGCGCCCCTGGCCGCCCCACAGCTGCCCGCGCCGCAGGCCTACGCCGCCCCCGCCCCGCTGGCCGCCGCGCCCCTGGCCCAGCCGCAGGTCCCGGCTACGCCGGCCGACGTGACCCCAGCCGCATCCCCGGCGGTCAGCGAGGCCCCGGCTTCCCCCAGCACCGAGGCTCCGGCCCCCAGTGCCCCGGCCAGCGCCGGAACGCCGGTCAAAGCCCCTATCGTGGGCACCTTCTACGCGTCGAGCAGCCCCGACGCGGCCCCCTACGTGAAGGTGGGCGACACGGTCGCGGCCGGTCAGGTCCTGTGCATCATCGAGGCCATGAAGCTGATGAACGAGATCGAGGCCGAGACGGGCGGCGTGGTGCGCCAGATCCTGGTCAAGAACGCCGAACCGGTCGAATACGGACAGACCCTGTTCGTCATCGAGTAA
- the accC gene encoding acetyl-CoA carboxylase biotin carboxylase subunit — protein sequence MFKKILIANRGEIALRVIRTAREMGVKTVVVYSTADEKSLPVLLADESVCVGPPASGASYLNIPNILSAALMTGAEAIHPGYGFMAENPDFAEMCREHGIVFIGPTPESMRALGSKAGGREIAAKSNVPTVPGTGILEDTDAALLAAKQIGYPVLLKASAGGGGRGQKIIRTQDELKKGFAQAQEEARLYFGDPDLIMEKFLEEFRHVEVQVMGDGQGHVVHIGERDCSIQRRNQKLIEEAPSQLPETLRQEILSAGVRLAQHVNYAGAGTLEFIVDRDGNYYFMEMNTRIQVEHCVSEMISGLDFVRLQLQIAAGEGLPLQQEDIRLRGHAIECRLNAEDPDKDFRPAAGKIEDVHFAGGPGVRVDSHAYSGYVIPPHYDSLIGKLIVHHDTRDQAIARMKRALEETVIQGPKTTIPLYVKIMDNPFYKRGAVMTNFLKVRMEM from the coding sequence ATGTTCAAGAAGATCCTGATTGCCAACCGGGGCGAGATCGCCCTGCGCGTGATCCGCACGGCGCGCGAGATGGGCGTCAAGACGGTCGTGGTGTACTCGACGGCCGACGAGAAGAGCCTGCCTGTCCTGCTCGCCGACGAGTCGGTGTGCGTCGGGCCGCCCGCGAGCGGCGCCTCGTACCTCAATATTCCCAACATCCTCTCGGCGGCGCTCATGACCGGCGCCGAGGCGATCCACCCCGGCTACGGCTTCATGGCCGAGAACCCCGACTTCGCCGAGATGTGCCGTGAGCACGGCATCGTGTTCATCGGACCGACGCCCGAGAGCATGCGCGCCCTGGGCAGCAAGGCGGGCGGGCGCGAAATCGCCGCCAAGAGCAACGTGCCCACCGTGCCCGGCACCGGCATTCTGGAGGACACCGACGCCGCGCTCCTGGCCGCCAAGCAGATCGGCTACCCGGTGCTGCTCAAGGCCTCGGCCGGGGGCGGCGGGCGCGGCCAGAAAATCATCCGCACGCAGGACGAGCTGAAGAAAGGCTTCGCGCAGGCGCAGGAAGAAGCGAGGCTGTACTTCGGCGACCCGGACCTCATCATGGAAAAGTTCCTGGAAGAGTTCCGGCACGTCGAGGTGCAGGTCATGGGCGACGGCCAGGGTCACGTGGTCCATATCGGCGAGCGCGACTGCTCGATCCAGCGCCGCAACCAGAAGCTCATCGAGGAGGCGCCTTCGCAGCTGCCCGAGACGCTGCGCCAGGAGATCCTGTCGGCGGGCGTGCGCCTCGCGCAGCACGTGAACTACGCCGGGGCGGGCACGCTGGAATTCATCGTGGACCGCGACGGCAACTACTACTTCATGGAGATGAACACCCGTATCCAGGTCGAGCACTGCGTTTCCGAGATGATCTCGGGCCTGGACTTCGTGCGCCTGCAACTCCAGATCGCGGCCGGTGAGGGCCTGCCCCTCCAGCAGGAGGACATCCGGCTGCGGGGGCACGCCATCGAATGCCGCCTGAACGCCGAGGACCCGGACAAGGACTTCCGCCCGGCGGCGGGCAAGATCGAGGACGTGCATTTCGCGGGCGGCCCCGGCGTCCGGGTGGATTCGCACGCCTACAGCGGCTACGTGATTCCGCCGCACTACGACAGCCTCATCGGCAAGCTGATCGTGCACCACGATACGCGCGACCAGGCGATTGCCCGCATGAAACGCGCCCTGGAAGAAACCGTCATCCAGGGACCCAAGACCACCATTCCGCTCTACGTGAAGATCATGGACAACCCCTTCTACAAGCGGGGGGCAGTCATGACCAACTTCCTGAAAGTGCGCATGGAGATGTGA
- a CDS encoding coiled-coil domain-containing protein codes for MKRLHSLTTLTLLLCGGALAGGAGAPVTPVTTAPAPAPVAPAPAPKPMPMPVVAPAPAPVVCTPGTWAKAAIDLVTQRGLFIGYPDGQFDWCSAITRQEVAQVLARLLAQLPANQTTFNPEELATLTRGVQEALAGLEALRAEQAAQNQAITELQTQVQALQEALNNLPAAGAGEAGAVGAAGPQGPQGETGATGPAGATGATGPQGPQGVAGPTGPQGPQGIQGERGEKGDAYIPPAAPFRYGNYVGAAYYGILQQNVGSMVRLTAGNDQLIGGFGVRLTGDIRVTGSTPGNSVSGAVTYRGTTGRIDGILGVGAGYNFQNASTFGELSVGVDYRVLDRVALFGEARQHYFFNGSNTNVSTIAAGLKFRF; via the coding sequence ATGAAGCGACTGCACTCCCTGACCACCCTGACCCTGCTGCTGTGCGGCGGCGCCCTCGCCGGCGGCGCAGGTGCGCCCGTCACGCCCGTGACCACCGCACCGGCTCCCGCGCCCGTGGCGCCGGCCCCCGCGCCCAAGCCGATGCCCATGCCCGTCGTCGCCCCGGCCCCCGCGCCGGTGGTCTGCACGCCCGGGACCTGGGCCAAGGCCGCCATCGACCTCGTGACCCAGCGCGGCCTGTTCATCGGCTACCCCGACGGCCAGTTCGACTGGTGCAGCGCCATTACCCGCCAGGAAGTCGCGCAGGTGCTCGCCCGCCTGCTCGCGCAGCTGCCCGCCAACCAGACCACCTTCAACCCCGAGGAACTCGCCACCCTGACGCGCGGCGTGCAGGAAGCGCTGGCAGGCCTGGAAGCCCTGCGCGCCGAGCAGGCCGCCCAGAACCAGGCCATCACCGAACTCCAGACCCAGGTGCAGGCCCTCCAGGAAGCCCTGAACAACCTGCCGGCGGCGGGTGCGGGCGAGGCGGGCGCCGTGGGTGCGGCTGGCCCTCAGGGTCCCCAGGGTGAGACCGGGGCCACCGGGCCTGCGGGCGCGACCGGCGCGACTGGTCCCCAGGGTCCTCAGGGCGTGGCGGGCCCCACCGGCCCCCAGGGTCCCCAGGGCATCCAGGGCGAGCGCGGCGAGAAGGGCGACGCCTACATTCCCCCCGCAGCTCCCTTCCGCTACGGCAACTACGTCGGCGCGGCGTACTACGGCATCCTCCAGCAGAACGTCGGCTCGATGGTGCGCCTCACGGCCGGCAACGACCAGCTCATCGGCGGCTTCGGCGTGCGCCTCACGGGCGACATCCGCGTCACGGGCAGCACCCCCGGCAACAGCGTGAGCGGCGCGGTGACCTACCGCGGCACCACCGGCCGGATCGACGGCATCCTGGGCGTGGGCGCGGGCTACAACTTCCAGAACGCCTCGACCTTCGGTGAACTGTCGGTGGGCGTGGACTACCGCGTCCTCGACCGCGTGGCCCTGTTCGGCGAAGCCCGCCAGCACTACTTCTTCAACGGCAGCAACACCAACGTCAGCACCATCGCCGCCGGCCTGAAGTTCCGCTTCTAA